In Capsicum annuum cultivar UCD-10X-F1 chromosome 7, UCD10Xv1.1, whole genome shotgun sequence, one genomic interval encodes:
- the LOC124885695 gene encoding uncharacterized protein LOC124885695 codes for MFCKAEIKSVRLLQEAFDKFSAVSGLQANPDKISIYMSGVKPQLKQELGYGEGKWTFRYLGVSLSSKKLTVGQCLPLVERITGKISCWIAKLLSYASRVQLIKAVLFNIQIFWAQIFVLSKKILKMIEAISRTFLWTGSTEVSQKSLVFWDNICIPLGAGGLNIQNMRLWNKETILKLLWAVTEKKDSLWIKWVQEYYLKTEGAETCTIPANATWVVRKILAARTYIIQCLSLQGDLATKLHEMVVNDKFNIKKVYTQFLPQYQKVETLDHLYFGCKVTHSLWQKLLKWLSIQRTLGGWTKEIQWASNWAKKKSAMGVIISCVFGMLVAIIWRERNHLRFQTSIFNAEKLFKEIAVHIHITGRRKPKWQALLLQLNNVP; via the exons ATGTTCTGTAAGGCAGAGATAAAGTCTGTGAGGTTGTTACAGGAAGCTTTTGATAAATTTTCAGCTGTATCAGGCCTCCAGGCAAATCCTGATAAGATCTCCATCTATATGTCAGGGGTCAAACCCCAGCTGAAACAGGAACTTGGGTATGGTGAAGGAAAGTGGACTTTCAGATATCTGGGAGTCTCTCTGTCATCAAAGAAACTCACAGTGGGTCAATGCTTACCACTGGTAGAGAGAATAACAGGAAAAATTAGTTGTTGGATTGCTAAGTTGTTATCTTATGCTAGCAGGGTTCAATTAATCAAAGCAGTGCTCTTCAACATTCAGATATTTTGGGCTCAAATTTTTGTACTTTCTAAAAAAATCCTTAAGATGATTGAAGCCATCAGCAGGACATTTCTTTGGACAGGTTCCACAGAAGTCTCTCAAAAATCCTTGGTATTTTGGGACAACATCTGCATTCCCTTAGGTGCAGGAGGGTTGAACATACAGAATATGAGACTGTGGAATAAGGAAACAATCTTGAAACTACTATGGGCAGTCACTGAGAAGAAAGATTCTCTTTGGATAAAATGGGTCCAAGAGTACTATCTAAAGACTGAAGGAGCAGAGACATGCACTATCCCAGCAAATGCCACTTGGGTGGTAAGGAAAATACTGGCAGCAAGGACATACATCATACAGTGCTTAAGTTTGCAGGGTGATCTCGCAACTAAACTTCATGAAATGGTTGTTAACGACAAATTCAACATCAAGAAAGTCTATACTCAGTTTTTACCCCAATATCAAAAG GTTGAAACACTAGACCACCTATATTTTGGTTGCAAAGTAACACATAGCTTGTGGCAAAAACTGTTGAAATGGCTCAGTATACAGAGAACTTTGGGTGGCTGGACAAAAGAGATTCAATGGGCCTCTAACTGGGCAAAAAAGAAGTCAGCAATGGGGGTTATTATCAGTTGTGTATTTGGGATGTTGGTTGCAATAATTTGGAGGGAAAGAAACCATCTCAGATTCCAAACAAGCATATTCAATGCTGAAAAGCTATTCAAGGAGATTGCAGTGCACATACACATCACTGGCAGACGAAAACCGAAATGGCAAGCTCTATTATTGCAGTTGAACAACGTCCCATAG
- the LOC107877750 gene encoding (S)-8-oxocitronellyl enol synthase ISY1 has product MSCWWSGAIGAAKKKLEDNVPQNYESVALIVGVTGIVGNSLAEILPLADTPGGPWKVYGVARRPRPSWNADHPIEYIQCDISKSEDTQSKLTLLTDVTHVYYVCWANRSTELENCEINGKMFQNVLDAIIPNCPTLSHICLQTGRKHYHGSFELFGIVAHDTPHHEGLPRLPIPNFYYTLEDILFEEVKKKEGLTWSVHRPGLIFGFSPYSSMNIIASLCVYAAICKHEGLPLRFPGSKSAWDGYSDCSDADLIAEHQIWASVDPNAKNEAFDVSNGDVFKWKHLWKILAEEFELEVEEFHERKKCTLEEMMKDKGQIWDEIVKENGLVASKLEEIGGWWFVDIALGGEGPLDTMNKSKEHGFLGFRNTKNAFISWIYKLKAYKIVP; this is encoded by the exons ATGAGCTGCTGGTGGTCTGGAGCTATTGGTGCTGCTAAG aaaaaattagaagataatgTTCCACAAAATTATGAAAGCGTTGCTCTAATTGTCGGAGTCACTGGCATCGTCGGCAATAGCCTCGCTGAGATCCTCCCTCTGGCCGACACCCCCGGCGGTCCTTGGAAGGTCTACGGTGTTGCCCGCCGCCCTAGACCGTCGTGGAATGCCGACCACCCTATTGAGTATATTCAGTGTGATATATCGAAATCAGAAGATACCCAATCCAAACTCACTCTTCTCACTGATGTCACCCACGTTTACTATGTTTGTTGGGCAAATCGATCTACAGAGCTCGAAAACTGTGAAATCAACGGTAAAATGTTTCAAAATGTGCTCGATGCTATCATCCCAAATTGCCCCACTTTGTCTCATATCTGTTTGCAAACGGGTCGAAAGCACTATCATGGTTCATTTGAATTGTTCGGAATAGTAGCCCATGATACACCACATCATGAGGGTTTGCCCCGTTTACCCATACCCAATTTCTACTACACTCTTGAGGATATTTTGTTTGAAgaggtgaagaaaaaagaaggatTAACATGGTCAGTACATAGGCCTGGACTAATTTTTGGTTTTTCACCATACAGTTCGATGAACATTATTGCAAGTCTATGTGTTTATGCAGCTATATGTAAACACGAGGGTTTGCCATTGAGATTTCCAGGTTCTAAATCAGCGTGGGATGGGTATTCAGATTGTTCGGACGCAGATTTAATTGCCGAGCATCAAATTTGGGCATCGGTGGATCCAAACGCAAAGAATGAGGCATTTGATGTGAGCAATGGAGATGTGTTCAAGTGGAAACATTTGTGGAAGATTTTAGCTGAGGAATTTGAATTGGAAGTTGAGGAATTTCATGAAAGGAAGAAATGTACATTGGAGGAGATGATGAAGGACAAAGGACAAATTTGGGATGAGATTGTGAAGGAGAATGGATTGGTAGCAAGTAAATTGGAGGAGATTGGAGGTTGGTGGTTTGTTGATATTGCTTTGGGTGGAGAGGGTCCATTGGATACTATGAACAAGAGTAAGGAACATGGCTTTTTGGGTTTTAGGAACACCAAAAATGCCTTCATTTCTTGGATTTATAAGCTCAAAGCCTACAAAATTGTTCCTTAA